One part of the Desulfonema ishimotonii genome encodes these proteins:
- a CDS encoding nucleotidyltransferase domain-containing protein, with amino-acid sequence MKKIITTQLREIEQQENVRILYACESGSRAWGFASEDSDYDVRFIYLHPIEWYLSIEKRRDVIERPIDDELDICGWDLKKALWLFRKSNPPLLEWFNSPIVYLRQSSVTEQIKSLMPEYYSPVSCLYHYLHMAQGNYREYLKAGTVRVKKYFYMLRPILACRWIENGYGAVPMEFETLLDRFLPDGEIRKHIDDLLERKKSGREVDDGPRIPALNLFIEKELRKLEMKCRDKKTAGPDMMKLDRLFQEAIREVWHLSF; translated from the coding sequence ATGAAAAAAATTATAACGACACAATTACGGGAAATCGAACAGCAAGAAAATGTAAGAATTTTATATGCCTGCGAATCAGGCAGCCGGGCCTGGGGATTTGCGTCCGAAGACAGCGACTACGATGTCCGGTTCATCTATCTGCATCCCATTGAATGGTATCTGTCCATAGAAAAAAGGCGGGACGTTATTGAACGGCCCATCGACGATGAGCTGGATATCTGCGGCTGGGATCTGAAAAAAGCCCTCTGGCTCTTCAGGAAATCCAATCCCCCGCTCCTGGAATGGTTCAACTCGCCGATTGTCTATTTGCGGCAATCTTCCGTAACAGAGCAAATCAAATCCCTGATGCCCGAATATTACTCCCCTGTGTCCTGTTTATACCACTATCTGCACATGGCTCAGGGCAATTACCGGGAGTATCTGAAGGCCGGAACGGTACGGGTGAAAAAATATTTCTACATGCTGCGCCCCATTCTGGCCTGCCGGTGGATCGAAAACGGGTACGGGGCCGTGCCAATGGAATTTGAGACGTTGCTGGACAGATTTCTGCCGGACGGAGAGATCAGGAAACACATCGACGATTTGCTGGAGCGGAAAAAGAGCGGCAGAGAGGTGGACGACGGGCCGCGCATTCCCGCACTGAATCTCTTTATCGAAAAAGAACTAAGGAAGCTGGAAATGAAGTGCCGGGATAAAAAGACAGCCGGTCCTGATATGATGAAACTGGACCGGCTGTTTCAGGAGGCAATCAGAGAGGTTTGGCATCTCAGTTTTTAA
- a CDS encoding ABC transporter permease produces MVKFILRRFFLLLLTMLIVSVMVFLITEASPGNVARNILGAFVTPEQEASFMAQVGLDKPAYLRYTYWLFGSDWHAADKIGLSLRRITTEKGFEEWWAVREDGRLIRWKPAGENLMAVVRGDDGAETQEPDNGRWQPMPDGRSVFWGVDRQNHAVMWEKGADRKVWTFVMGSGWMESTGGPKMYIPLKKGFVRGDPGVSLRTGRPVSKSLFVRLRNSLVLAGIAFAIVMPLALLLGIIAGLREGSFKDRFLSVFGMIFSVIPEFATGIFLILIFSCWLDWLPGAAVFGEKAPWERPDMLVLPVLTLTLIELGYVLRITRASMAEVMGSPYIRTAVLKGLPFRQVVFRHAIRNALIAPITVIMLHVNWLMGGIVIVEVVFGYPGLGKYLLDSALYKDINALEAGTMIMVLVAVGTQLAADIIYTFLNPRIRYA; encoded by the coding sequence ATGGTTAAATTTATTCTGAGGCGCTTTTTTCTGCTGCTGCTGACCATGCTTATCGTTTCCGTCATGGTCTTCCTGATCACCGAGGCATCGCCCGGAAACGTGGCCCGGAACATCCTGGGCGCGTTTGTCACGCCCGAACAGGAGGCGTCGTTTATGGCCCAGGTCGGGCTGGACAAGCCGGCCTACCTCCGGTACACCTACTGGCTGTTCGGCAGCGACTGGCACGCCGCAGACAAAATCGGCCTTTCCCTGAGACGGATCACCACGGAAAAAGGCTTCGAGGAGTGGTGGGCTGTCCGGGAGGACGGACGCCTGATCCGCTGGAAGCCGGCGGGTGAAAATCTCATGGCTGTGGTCCGGGGCGATGACGGCGCGGAAACGCAGGAGCCGGACAACGGGCGCTGGCAGCCCATGCCGGACGGGCGCAGCGTTTTCTGGGGTGTGGACCGTCAGAATCACGCGGTCATGTGGGAAAAGGGCGCGGACCGGAAGGTCTGGACCTTTGTCATGGGGTCCGGGTGGATGGAATCCACGGGCGGTCCGAAGATGTACATTCCTCTGAAAAAAGGGTTTGTCCGGGGCGATCCGGGCGTTTCCCTGCGCACGGGACGGCCCGTGTCCAAGAGCCTGTTTGTGCGGCTGAGAAATTCCCTGGTGCTGGCAGGCATCGCCTTTGCCATTGTGATGCCCCTGGCCCTGCTGCTCGGCATTATTGCGGGGCTGAGGGAAGGCTCTTTCAAGGACCGGTTTCTCTCGGTCTTCGGCATGATATTCTCGGTGATCCCGGAATTTGCCACGGGTATCTTTCTGATCCTCATCTTTTCCTGCTGGCTGGACTGGCTGCCGGGCGCGGCGGTTTTCGGGGAAAAAGCCCCCTGGGAAAGGCCGGACATGCTGGTGCTGCCCGTGCTGACCCTGACGCTGATCGAGCTGGGCTATGTGCTGAGAATCACCCGCGCCAGCATGGCCGAGGTCATGGGCTCGCCCTACATCCGCACCGCTGTTCTCAAGGGGCTGCCCTTCCGGCAGGTGGTGTTCCGGCACGCCATCCGCAACGCCCTGATTGCGCCCATCACGGTGATCATGCTCCATGTGAACTGGCTCATGGGCGGCATTGTGATCGTGGAGGTGGTCTTTGGCTATCCGGGGCTGGGCAAATATCTTCTCGATTCGGCGCTTTACAAGGACATCAACGCCCTTGAGGCCGGCACCATGATCATGGTGCTGGTGGCCGTGGGCACCCAGCTTGCCGCCGACATTATCTACACCTTTCTGAATCCGAGAATCCGGTATGCCTGA
- the ltrA gene encoding group II intron reverse transcriptase/maturase, whose product MVIHIDGLLSSAYGWNTINWEAAVGIVKRLQARIVKAVQAGDKRKVRGLQRLLRRSFAAQLLAVRRVTSNRGKRTPGVDGILFNTPAKKWQAAQQLNLKGCRSQPLKRLCIPKKNGSKRPLGIPTMHDRCVQALEKLVLEPAAETTADPCSCGFRCKRSAHDAIEACHNALRLKGSPRWILEADIKGCFDHINHQWMLKHIPAHKGRLRNWLKSGYLERNQFHPTEAGTPQGGIISPVLANMALDGMDALLKKHFKKAQKIHMVRYADDFIITGDTKAVLEHEVRPLIAEFLKERGLELSEEKTKITHIDKGFDFLGFTIRKYKGKLLTKPSKSSVASVKGKIKAIITAGKSTRTARLIDLLNPVIRGWGNYFRHSAAKHTFYRIDHAIWEMTWQWARRRHPNKSLYWIKEKYFRHERNRNWVFKEKNGMVALHKMGDIPVTRFIKIRQEANPYDPDWAEYFKDRARKALMRKLKTKRGRLWMRQHGICPMCRTELDNEEGWHIHHLLPKANGGTDTVDNLVLIHAACHRQIHSLYAINQLPDASRRLIRA is encoded by the coding sequence ATGGTCATACACATTGACGGCCTTCTGAGCAGCGCCTATGGCTGGAACACCATTAACTGGGAGGCCGCCGTCGGCATTGTAAAACGCTTGCAGGCCCGTATCGTGAAGGCAGTACAGGCAGGAGACAAACGCAAAGTCCGCGGACTGCAAAGACTCCTGCGGCGATCCTTTGCCGCGCAGCTGCTGGCGGTAAGAAGGGTCACGAGCAATCGCGGAAAACGCACGCCGGGCGTGGACGGAATTCTTTTCAACACCCCGGCGAAGAAATGGCAGGCAGCACAGCAGTTAAACTTAAAAGGCTGTCGGTCACAGCCCCTGAAACGTCTCTGTATCCCGAAGAAAAACGGCAGTAAGCGGCCTCTTGGCATCCCCACCATGCACGACCGGTGCGTTCAGGCGCTGGAAAAACTCGTGCTGGAACCGGCGGCGGAAACCACAGCCGATCCGTGTTCCTGCGGATTTCGCTGCAAGCGCTCCGCCCACGACGCCATAGAAGCCTGCCACAACGCCCTGCGCCTTAAAGGCAGCCCGCGCTGGATATTAGAGGCCGACATCAAAGGATGCTTTGACCACATCAACCACCAGTGGATGCTGAAACACATCCCGGCGCACAAGGGGAGACTCAGGAACTGGCTGAAGTCCGGCTATCTGGAAAGAAACCAGTTTCATCCCACTGAAGCCGGCACGCCCCAGGGCGGCATCATTTCCCCCGTTCTTGCGAACATGGCCTTAGACGGCATGGACGCGCTCTTGAAAAAGCACTTTAAAAAGGCGCAGAAAATCCATATGGTAAGATATGCCGACGATTTTATCATCACCGGCGACACCAAAGCCGTGCTGGAACACGAGGTCAGGCCGCTGATTGCGGAATTCCTCAAAGAACGGGGCCTTGAACTGTCTGAAGAGAAAACGAAAATCACCCACATTGATAAGGGGTTTGATTTTCTGGGGTTCACCATCCGCAAATATAAGGGAAAACTGCTGACAAAACCGTCGAAATCCAGTGTTGCATCGGTTAAAGGGAAGATCAAAGCGATCATCACGGCCGGCAAGTCCACCCGGACGGCCCGGCTGATCGACCTGCTCAATCCCGTGATCCGGGGCTGGGGGAATTATTTTCGCCATTCAGCCGCTAAGCACACGTTTTACCGGATCGACCATGCCATATGGGAAATGACCTGGCAATGGGCCAGAAGGCGGCATCCGAATAAATCTCTATACTGGATCAAAGAGAAATACTTCCGGCACGAGAGAAACCGGAACTGGGTTTTCAAAGAAAAGAACGGAATGGTTGCCCTGCATAAAATGGGCGACATCCCGGTGACGCGCTTCATCAAGATCAGGCAGGAGGCCAACCCCTATGACCCTGACTGGGCCGAATACTTCAAAGACCGCGCCCGAAAAGCGCTGATGCGGAAACTCAAAACAAAACGGGGCCGGTTGTGGATGCGGCAGCACGGCATCTGCCCGATGTGCCGGACGGAACTGGATAACGAAGAAGGATGGCACATCCACCACCTGCTGCCAAAGGCAAACGGCGGAACCGACACAGTGGACAACCTCGTTTTGATACACGCAGCCTGCCACCGGCAAATCCACAGCCTTTATGCGATAAATCAACTGCCGGATGCTTCACGGCGTCTTATCAGGGCCTGA
- a CDS encoding ABC transporter permease has translation MNKLTSVILKRIGFGVVTLLVISVLIFEGVEALPGDLAEAVLGQSATPETVEAFRRELKLDLPAHIRYFSWLGAFVKGDFGNSLSNGRPIADQIGWRFSNSLFLAGITAAIAVPLAVILGMLAALYQNTWFDRVISISTLSAISFPEFFVAYILIALLSVQTSLFPSISNITDQMSFFQKLHAIALPCLTLTLVVVAHMMRMTRASIINVLTSPFIEMARLKGLTRARIILHHAFPNALSPIINVIVLNLAYLVVGVVVVEVVFVYPGLGQLLVDAVSKRDLPVVQASGLIFATTYVCLNLTADVLAMLSNPKLRNPK, from the coding sequence ATGAATAAACTTACCTCCGTAATATTAAAACGCATCGGTTTCGGGGTGGTGACCCTCCTGGTGATCTCCGTGCTGATCTTTGAGGGCGTGGAAGCGCTTCCCGGAGATCTGGCGGAAGCGGTACTGGGGCAGAGCGCCACACCGGAGACGGTCGAGGCCTTCCGCAGGGAACTGAAGCTGGATCTCCCGGCCCATATCCGCTATTTTTCATGGCTGGGCGCCTTTGTAAAAGGTGATTTCGGCAATTCCCTGTCCAACGGCAGACCCATTGCCGACCAGATCGGCTGGCGGTTTTCCAATTCCCTGTTTCTGGCAGGCATCACCGCGGCCATTGCCGTGCCCCTGGCCGTTATCCTGGGCATGCTGGCCGCGCTTTACCAGAACACCTGGTTTGACCGTGTGATTTCCATTTCCACACTGAGCGCCATCTCCTTCCCGGAGTTTTTTGTGGCCTACATTCTCATTGCGCTCTTATCTGTACAGACGAGCCTGTTCCCCAGCATCTCCAATATTACGGATCAGATGTCGTTTTTCCAGAAACTTCATGCCATTGCCCTGCCGTGCCTGACGCTGACCCTGGTGGTGGTGGCCCATATGATGCGCATGACCCGTGCCTCGATCATCAATGTGCTGACCAGCCCGTTTATTGAGATGGCCCGGCTGAAGGGGCTGACCCGTGCGAGAATTATTCTTCATCACGCATTTCCCAATGCACTCTCGCCGATCATCAATGTGATTGTGCTGAATCTGGCCTACCTGGTCGTGGGCGTGGTAGTGGTGGAGGTGGTGTTTGTATATCCCGGACTGGGTCAGTTGCTGGTGGACGCGGTGTCAAAACGCGACCTGCCGGTGGTGCAGGCCAGCGGTCTTATTTTTGCGACCACCTATGTATGTCTGAATCTGACAGCGGATGTGCTGGCCATGCTCAGCAATCCGAAACTGAGAAACCCCAAATAA
- a CDS encoding dipeptide ABC transporter ATP-binding protein, translated as MRNSDVSDSEPVLNVSNLSIGYKTRRGMIQAVRDVSFQIRRGETLGIVGESGCGKSTVAFGIVDFLGSNGSITDGSVRFEGDELVGRSRKTLSRLRGDRIAMVYQDPMAALNPTVRIGEQLAEVLVCHRRISRAEAWERAIEMLKRVHMPDPENMMTRHTHQISGGQQQRVVIAMAMLNHPALLIMDEPTTALDVTVEATVLDLVAELKNEFNTGILFISHNLGVVARISDRVCVMYAGQVVEQGPVGDLFKRPSHPYTQGLMRCVPRLGTDKADSRLHPIRGRVPQPANRPEDACIFAPRCDYATDRCTTSWPGLTGISPDHVSRCFYARDIFEKNIDRMPPKREPVGPGRTGADTAAPLLRLENLRVYYEQKSASFKNLIGLGKPKFVKAVDEVSLEITKGRTLGIVGESGCGKSSLVRGIIGLEEITGGKAEFLNLDISQSVEHRAVSVIKEMQMVFQNPDATLNPAYPVGRQIARPIRRFGTVPKDQVRAEVIRLLRAVRLPPAYYGRYPRQLSGGEKQRVGIARALASQPDMVLCDEPVSALDVSVQAAVLNLLLEIQREMDTTLIFIAHDLSVVRFFSDEIAVMYLGQIMETGPAETIYAPPYHPYTEALLSAVPIPDPDAEQKNIRLSGNVPSALSPPSGCRFHTRCPRRNLLPDEGKICETERPPWRKVGGGHRILCHLPLDELKEIESVISAA; from the coding sequence ATGCGTAATTCGGATGTTTCAGATTCGGAACCTGTTCTGAATGTCAGCAACCTGTCGATCGGATACAAAACCCGCAGGGGCATGATTCAGGCGGTCCGGGATGTCTCGTTTCAGATCAGACGGGGCGAAACCCTGGGCATTGTGGGGGAATCGGGGTGTGGCAAGAGTACGGTCGCCTTCGGGATTGTCGATTTTCTCGGGTCCAACGGCAGCATCACAGACGGCAGCGTCCGGTTTGAGGGCGACGAACTGGTGGGCCGCTCCCGGAAAACGCTCAGCCGCCTCCGGGGCGACCGCATTGCAATGGTCTACCAGGACCCGATGGCGGCCCTCAATCCCACAGTCCGCATCGGCGAACAACTGGCCGAAGTGCTGGTCTGTCACCGGCGCATCTCCCGCGCCGAGGCATGGGAACGGGCCATTGAAATGCTAAAGCGTGTCCACATGCCGGACCCTGAAAATATGATGACCCGCCATACCCATCAGATATCCGGCGGCCAGCAGCAGCGGGTGGTCATCGCAATGGCCATGCTCAACCACCCGGCCCTCCTGATCATGGATGAGCCCACCACGGCTTTGGATGTGACGGTGGAGGCCACGGTCCTCGATCTGGTGGCGGAACTGAAAAACGAGTTCAACACCGGGATACTCTTCATTTCCCATAACCTGGGCGTGGTGGCCCGCATCAGCGACAGGGTCTGCGTGATGTACGCCGGGCAGGTGGTGGAGCAGGGGCCGGTGGGCGATCTGTTCAAGCGCCCGTCACACCCCTACACCCAGGGCCTGATGCGCTGCGTTCCCCGCCTGGGCACAGACAAGGCCGATTCCAGGCTCCACCCCATCCGGGGCCGGGTGCCCCAGCCTGCCAACCGGCCCGAAGATGCCTGCATTTTCGCCCCGAGATGCGACTATGCCACGGACAGATGCACCACATCCTGGCCGGGCCTGACCGGAATTTCCCCGGATCATGTCTCCCGGTGTTTTTATGCCCGCGATATTTTTGAAAAGAATATCGACCGGATGCCCCCGAAGCGGGAACCCGTGGGGCCGGGCCGGACCGGTGCGGACACGGCCGCCCCGCTGCTGAGACTTGAAAATCTCAGGGTCTATTATGAACAGAAATCCGCCTCTTTCAAAAACCTGATCGGGCTTGGAAAGCCGAAATTTGTGAAGGCCGTGGATGAGGTTTCCCTGGAGATTACCAAAGGCAGAACCCTGGGCATCGTGGGGGAATCGGGATGCGGAAAATCCTCACTGGTCAGGGGGATTATCGGGCTGGAGGAGATCACAGGGGGAAAGGCCGAGTTTCTGAACCTGGACATCAGCCAGTCGGTGGAACACCGGGCGGTCAGTGTCATCAAAGAGATGCAGATGGTGTTTCAGAATCCCGATGCCACGCTCAACCCGGCCTATCCCGTGGGCAGGCAGATTGCCCGGCCCATCCGGCGCTTCGGCACGGTCCCGAAAGATCAGGTCCGGGCCGAGGTGATCCGGCTGCTCAGGGCGGTCCGGCTTCCCCCGGCTTACTACGGGCGGTATCCCCGGCAGCTCTCCGGCGGTGAAAAGCAGCGGGTGGGCATTGCCCGCGCCCTGGCGAGTCAGCCCGATATGGTGCTCTGCGATGAGCCGGTTTCGGCACTGGATGTTTCGGTTCAGGCCGCCGTGCTGAACCTGCTTCTGGAAATCCAGAGAGAGATGGACACGACGCTGATTTTTATTGCCCACGACCTGAGCGTGGTCCGGTTTTTCTCGGACGAAATCGCGGTCATGTATCTGGGGCAGATCATGGAGACGGGGCCGGCGGAAACCATTTATGCCCCGCCCTATCATCCCTACACCGAAGCGCTGCTGTCGGCCGTTCCCATCCCGGACCCGGATGCGGAACAGAAAAATATCCGTCTCAGCGGCAACGTGCCCAGCGCCCTCTCCCCTCCCTCCGGGTGCCGGTTTCACACCCGCTGCCCCCGGCGGAACCTGCTGCCCGATGAGGGGAAAATCTGTGAGACCGAGCGGCCCCCTTGGCGGAAGGTGGGCGGAGGCCATCGGATTTTATGTCATTTGCCTCTGGATGAGCTGAAGGAGATCGAATCTGTGATTTCAGCGGCTTAG
- a CDS encoding ABC transporter permease — protein sequence MTTNEHTAEAAPEIARRGILKKTGGALSVLFASKTATIGLIIVLFWVGSALFAPWVTKYSPTEQDWKAPNQGPSMAHPLGTDELGRDLWSRLAYGARIVLVVMPVTEKIWLPGGTAIWGVFASLLFGATLGLLGGYRGGWTDEIIMRLLDAMMSIPIILLYLIIVAAMGASAVNVVIAIAIVGTPGVARLVRGLALDIRTRDYIRAAETRGESTAYIMFVEILPNAKGPIIIDAMLRVGYAIFAMGTLGFLGLGLPPPSPDWGSMVAKGREFILSGSPWAALWPSLAIASLVVGLNLLADGLREETMRYQ from the coding sequence ATGACAACCAACGAACATACTGCTGAAGCAGCGCCGGAAATAGCGCGCAGGGGGATTCTGAAAAAAACCGGCGGGGCGCTGTCCGTGCTGTTTGCATCCAAAACCGCGACCATCGGCCTGATAATCGTCCTGTTCTGGGTCGGTTCGGCCCTGTTTGCCCCGTGGGTCACGAAATACTCGCCCACGGAGCAGGACTGGAAAGCGCCCAATCAGGGGCCGTCCATGGCCCACCCGCTGGGCACGGATGAACTGGGCCGCGATCTCTGGTCCCGGCTCGCCTACGGCGCACGGATCGTGCTGGTGGTGATGCCGGTCACGGAAAAGATCTGGCTGCCGGGCGGCACGGCCATCTGGGGAGTGTTCGCATCCCTCCTCTTTGGCGCGACCCTCGGCCTTCTGGGCGGCTACCGGGGCGGGTGGACCGATGAGATCATCATGCGCCTGCTGGACGCCATGATGTCCATTCCCATTATTCTGCTTTACCTCATCATCGTGGCCGCAATGGGGGCATCTGCCGTCAACGTGGTCATTGCCATCGCCATTGTGGGAACGCCGGGCGTGGCGCGGCTGGTGCGCGGCCTGGCCCTGGACATCCGCACCCGTGACTACATCCGGGCGGCGGAAACGCGGGGCGAAAGCACGGCCTACATCATGTTTGTGGAAATTCTGCCCAACGCCAAAGGCCCCATCATCATCGACGCCATGCTCCGGGTGGGATACGCCATCTTTGCAATGGGAACGCTCGGATTTCTCGGACTCGGCCTGCCGCCGCCGTCCCCGGACTGGGGCAGCATGGTCGCCAAGGGCAGGGAGTTTATCCTCTCCGGAAGCCCCTGGGCGGCCCTGTGGCCCTCACTGGCCATTGCCTCGCTGGTCGTCGGTCTGAACCTGCTGGCAGACGGGCTGCGGGAAGAAACCATGCGGTATCAGTAA
- a CDS encoding ABC transporter permease codes for MTLMQLLKASPVSARVGVVIVLINLFAVIFAPVIAPYGETEIVDDVWLSAGPGHILGTDQLGRDLFTRILYGARNTITIAFLISLLSFFIGATGGFLAATLKGWVDQLLGRIVDIIMAFPTLIFALMVLSVLGTSVPVLIVVIAILDSTRVFRLSRAVAMDIEVMEFVEAARLRGEGLWWIMRHEILPNAMPTLLAEFGLRFCFVFLFISALSFLGLGIQPPTADWGGMVRENAGAISFGILIPLWPAGAIAILTIGVNLIVDWFLHRSSQIRNV; via the coding sequence ATGACACTCATGCAATTGCTTAAAGCATCCCCTGTCAGCGCCCGTGTGGGAGTGGTCATTGTGCTGATCAACCTCTTTGCCGTGATTTTTGCGCCGGTCATTGCGCCTTACGGCGAAACCGAGATAGTGGACGATGTATGGCTTTCCGCCGGACCGGGTCACATTCTGGGAACCGATCAGCTGGGACGGGATCTTTTTACCCGCATCCTCTACGGTGCGCGCAACACCATCACCATTGCCTTTCTCATCTCCCTGCTCTCGTTTTTCATCGGCGCGACAGGGGGATTTCTGGCCGCCACCCTGAAGGGGTGGGTGGATCAGCTGCTGGGGCGGATCGTCGATATCATCATGGCCTTTCCGACCCTCATCTTTGCGCTCATGGTGCTGTCCGTTCTGGGCACCTCCGTTCCCGTACTCATTGTCGTCATTGCGATTCTGGATTCCACCCGCGTCTTCCGCCTCTCCCGTGCCGTTGCAATGGATATAGAGGTCATGGAGTTTGTGGAAGCAGCACGTCTCCGGGGCGAGGGCCTGTGGTGGATCATGCGCCACGAGATCCTGCCCAATGCCATGCCCACCCTTCTGGCCGAATTCGGTCTGCGCTTCTGTTTTGTATTTCTGTTTATCAGCGCACTGAGCTTTCTGGGACTGGGCATTCAGCCGCCCACCGCGGACTGGGGCGGCATGGTGAGAGAGAATGCCGGTGCGATTTCCTTCGGCATTCTGATTCCGCTGTGGCCGGCCGGCGCAATTGCGATTTTAACCATCGGTGTCAACCTGATCGTGGACTGGTTTTTACACAGAAGCAGCCAGATCAGAAACGTATAA
- a CDS encoding ABC transporter ATP-binding protein yields the protein MSNKLLRMKDIQLEGFDGQNWKPVINHIDLKLDRGEVLGLIGESGAGKSTLGLAAMGYTRTGCRITDGSVVFDGTDLMQIPGKKKRALMGSRIAYVAQSAAASFNPAHKLIRQFAEIPVQHGIMTYAEAEKKAIDLYRQLDLPNPEKIGYRYPHQVSGGQLQRAMVAMAMAADPDLIIFDEPTTALDVTTQIEVLAAIKEIIRTQNTAAIYITHDLAVVAQLADRIMVLRHGHLVEEGDAREILENPKEEYTRDLLSVRRLKEETAPPPRDPEVILELDDVSAAYTPDKPVVKNVKLKIRKKKTVAVVGESGSGKTTMARIITGLLPPYKGSILFNGEMLPPDLASRDRETLRRLQMIYQMPDVAVNPRQKIQKILGRPLSFYFNMQGQQQKDRIAELLEMVELPAKYMHRYPSELSGGEKQRVCIARALAAEPELIICDEVTSALDQLVAEGVLKLLQDLQNELGVSYLFITHDLATVKAIADEIVVMLNGRIVEQGTKKEILKPPHHEYTELLLSSVPEMDPEWLDNLLEERRAAA from the coding sequence ATGAGCAATAAATTACTGCGGATGAAGGATATTCAACTGGAGGGATTTGACGGGCAGAACTGGAAGCCCGTCATCAACCATATTGATCTGAAGCTGGACCGGGGAGAGGTGCTGGGTCTGATCGGCGAGTCGGGGGCTGGCAAATCCACCCTGGGGCTGGCGGCTATGGGCTACACCCGCACAGGATGCAGAATTACAGACGGTTCCGTTGTCTTTGACGGGACGGATCTGATGCAGATACCCGGAAAAAAGAAACGCGCACTTATGGGATCACGCATTGCCTATGTGGCCCAGAGTGCGGCAGCCTCTTTCAACCCGGCCCACAAGCTCATCCGGCAGTTTGCCGAAATTCCGGTGCAGCACGGCATTATGACCTACGCGGAAGCAGAGAAAAAAGCCATTGACCTGTACCGACAGCTCGATCTGCCGAACCCGGAGAAAATCGGATACCGGTATCCCCACCAGGTTTCCGGGGGGCAGTTGCAACGGGCCATGGTAGCCATGGCCATGGCGGCAGACCCGGATCTCATCATCTTTGACGAACCCACCACGGCCCTGGATGTCACCACGCAGATCGAGGTGCTGGCCGCAATCAAGGAGATTATCAGAACACAGAACACCGCCGCGATTTACATCACCCATGATCTGGCGGTGGTGGCCCAGCTGGCCGACCGCATCATGGTACTCCGGCATGGCCATCTCGTTGAAGAAGGGGACGCCAGGGAGATTCTGGAAAATCCCAAGGAGGAATATACCCGGGATCTGTTGTCCGTCCGCAGATTAAAAGAGGAAACCGCGCCCCCGCCCAGAGATCCGGAGGTGATTCTGGAACTTGATGATGTCTCGGCCGCCTATACCCCCGACAAACCGGTGGTAAAAAATGTGAAGTTGAAGATCAGAAAGAAAAAAACCGTTGCGGTTGTCGGCGAATCGGGCAGCGGCAAAACCACAATGGCCCGGATTATCACCGGCCTGCTTCCCCCTTACAAAGGCAGTATCCTGTTCAACGGCGAGATGCTCCCACCGGACCTGGCATCCAGGGACCGGGAAACCCTCCGGCGCCTCCAGATGATCTACCAGATGCCGGATGTTGCGGTTAATCCCCGTCAGAAAATTCAGAAAATTCTCGGACGGCCCCTCTCTTTTTATTTCAACATGCAGGGGCAACAGCAGAAAGACCGGATTGCCGAACTCCTTGAAATGGTGGAACTGCCTGCGAAATATATGCACCGGTATCCGTCCGAACTCTCCGGCGGCGAAAAACAGAGGGTTTGTATTGCCCGTGCCCTGGCTGCGGAACCGGAGCTGATCATCTGCGACGAGGTCACCTCTGCCCTGGATCAGCTGGTGGCGGAGGGGGTGCTGAAGCTTTTGCAGGATCTTCAGAACGAGCTGGGGGTTTCCTATCTTTTTATTACCCATGATCTTGCAACCGTCAAAGCCATTGCAGATGAAATTGTGGTCATGCTGAACGGCAGGATCGTCGAGCAGGGGACCAAAAAAGAGATTTTGAAGCCGCCCCATCATGAATATACGGAACTGCTGTTGTCATCGGTTCCGGAAATGGACCCGGAATGGCTGGACAACCTTCTGGAAGAACGGCGGGCGGCGGCCTGA